One Streptomyces sp. CG4 genomic window, GCGGCCCGGTCGGTGCGGCGCGCCTTGCGGGTCAGGGACCGCAGCACGCGGCCGGCCGTGGTGTACGTCGCCGCGAAGGCGCAGCCGGCGAGCAGGACGTAGAAGGTGATCCGGGGGGTCGTCGCCGCCGTCAGGACCGCTATCAGCGCCCACCGCTCACCGATGGGCAGGACGATCATCCGCCGCACCCACACCGTCCAGCCGACGCTGTCGAGCTTGTCGGAGAGGGCGGCGGTGGGGCTGGTGTTGGCGGTGGCGTCGTGGTTGGCCTCGTTGAAGGAGAAGTCGACCACGTGCCGGCAGGTCTGCAGAACCATCGCGCCGAGCGCGAGCGCCCACACGTCGTCGCCGCCCCGGGCCGCTCCGAGGGCGAGGCCGGCGTAGTAGGCGTACTCCTTGGCCCGGTCGAAGGTGGCGTCGAGCCAGGCACCGAGCGTGGAGTACTTCAGGGCGTAGCGGGCGAGCTGGCCGTCGGTGCAGTCCAGCACGAAGGAGGCGATCAGCAGCACACCGGCCGCGATGAACCCCGCGCGCGTGCCCGTCGCCGCGCAGCCCGCCGCGATCAGGGCGGTGAGCAGCGAGGCCGTGGTGACCTGGTTCGGGGTCAGGCCGCGGCGGGCGCACCAGCGCGCGAGATAGCGCGAGTAGGGGCTGATGAAGAACGTGGTGAAGAAGCCGTCGCGGGACTTCACGGCCGACTTCAGGCGCACGGCCTCGTCGTCGACGGCGGCGACGGCCTGGCGGGCCTCGTTGCGGGCCTGCGGGTCGGCGGGGACGGCGGCGACCAGGCTGCCCAGCTCCGGCCGGTGCACCGCGCAGCCGTCGGCGTCGAGGGCGGTGACGATGCGGTCGGCGAGGCTGTCCACGGCGAGCGCCGTACCGCCTCCGGCGGAGGTCTCGCGGGCCACGGCCCGGGTCAGCTCCTGGCGGGCGGCCGACTGGGCGGTGACGGCACCGGGGACGGCGGCGAGCGGGAAGCGCGGGTCGGTCAGGCCGAGGCGCAGCGCGTGCGGATGGCCGACGAAGCGGGCGTCGACCAGGGCCACGCGATCGCCGGCCGGAGCGGCGGCGAGCAGCCTCTCGGCCTCGGCGGCGTCCGCTGCCACCCGGACGTCGAAGCCGAGCGACCGCAGATCGTTCTCGAGGGACGATCCGGGGACCGGCTGACCGGTGACGATGGCCGTCGACAACCGAACTCACTCCCTGGGTGCCGGCGCGGGCGCCGGTCTCTCACATGATGGGGGCGCCCTGTCCGCGGCACCCGGGCGGCATGTCGGCAGAGGCTATCCGATGGGCGGAGCCCTTGTTCACCGGCCGTTCACGGCCCGGTCCACGGGCGCTGCCGAGGCCTTTGCCGCGATCATCATCGGGGATCCGGGGCCCGACCGACAAACCGTCGGCGCAGACCCGGGCATCCGGGACAGGCGAACGGGGCACTCAGGGCCTGTCGACAAGTCCCTCCCGTCGTCCGCCCGGAGGGCGGGCCCCGCGGCGGCGACGGGGGTTCCTCGCGCGAGCACATTCGAGCGTGGGGCGCGTTCGACCGCAAGGCGCCGGAGCGCCCTGGACGGGGGCTTCTGGGGAGTGCGTGCCAGGCGTCGCGGGACCGGGGGCACCTCCGACGCCCTCGAAGGAGCGGGGGCGTGATGCGGCGGACAGGCCCTTAGGGTGGACGACCATGACGTGGTTGATCACCGGCGGAGCCGGATACATCGGGGCGCATGTGGCACGGGCCATGGCCGGCGCCGGGGAGAGCGTCGTGGCGCTGGACGACCTGTCGGCGGCGGTGCCCGAGCGGCTCCCGGCGGACGTCCCGCTCGTCCCGGGTTCGACGCTGGACGGCGAACTGCTCGCGCGGGTCTTCAAGGAGTACGGCGTCACGGGCGTCGTCCACCTCGCGGCGCGCAAGCAGGTCGCCGAGTCGGTGGCCGAGCCCACCCGCTACTACCGGGAGAACGTGGGCGGCCTCGGCACGCTGCTGGACGCGGTGGCCGGCGCCGGTATCCAACGGCTGCTGTTCTCCTCGTCGGCGGCGGTGTACGGCAACCCCGACGTGGACCTGATCACCGAGGACACCCCGTGCGCGCCGGTGAACCCCTACGGCGAGACCAAGCTCGCCGGGGAGTGGCTGGTACGGGCGGCCGGGCGGGCACACGGGATCTCCACCGTGTGCCTGCGTTATTTCAATGTGGCCGGCGCGGCGGCGCCGGAGCTGGCGGACACCGGCGTGTTCAACATCGTGCCGATGGTCTTCGACCGGCTCACCCGCGGCGAGGCTCCGCGGATCTTCGGTGCCGACTATCCGACGCCGGACGGCACCTGCGTCCGGGACTACATCCACGTGGCCGACCTCGCCGAGGCTCATCTCGCGGCGGCACGCCGGCTCGCCGACGGGGACCTGTCCGGCGATCTGACGCTGAACATCGGCCGGGGCGAGGGTGTCTCGGTGCGCGAGCTGATCACGCTCATCGGGGAGGTCACCGGGGACCGGCAGGAGCCGGTGGTGGAGGGGCGCCGGCCCGGAGACGCGCCGCGCGCGGTCGCCTCGGCCAAGCGGGCCGCCGAGCAACTGGGCTGGCGGGCCCGGCGCGGGGTGCGCGAGATGGTGGAGTCGGCCTGGCAGGGGTGGCAGCTGCACCACGGCCGCTGAGCCGCGCGGGGCCGTCGGGAGCCGTTCGCCCGCGGCGCCGCCACCGCCTCCGACCAGCCCTGACCTGCGTAACGTTTCCGCAGGTCAGGGCACATGACAACGGTGTTCAGTGCCGCGTTGCCCTATACCCCCCACCCGTAGTTCACTGGGCCCTGCCAGACGGAACAGAGAAGGGCGGTTGTCATGGGGGCAGGGCACGACCACGGGCATGCGCACAGCCACGCGCCGGCCACGGGTACGGCCGCGGCCGCGTACCGGGGCCGGTTGCGGATCGCGTTGGGCATCACCGTCACGATCATGGTGGTGGAGATCGTCGGCGGTCTGCTCGCGGACTCGCTCGCGCTGATCGCGGACGCGGCGCACATGGCGACCGACGCAGTGGGCCTCGGCATGGCCCTGCTCGCGATCCACTTCGCCAACCGCCCGCCGAGCGCCAACCGCACCTTCGGCTACGCCCGCGCCGAGATCCTCGCCGCCCTGGCCAACTGTCTGCTGCTGCTCGGGGTCGGCGGCTACGTCCTGTACGAGGCGGCCCAGCGGTTCGTGACGCCCGCGGACACCCGCGGCGGCCTGATGATGGTGTTCGGCCTGATCGGCCTGGTCGCGAACTCGGTCTCGCTGACCCTGCTGATGCGCGGGCAGAAGGAGAGCCTGAACGTGCGCGGCGCCTTCCTGGAGGTGGCCGCGGACGCGCTGGGCTCGGGGGCCGTACTGGTCTCGGGGGCGGTGGTCCTCACCACCGGCTGGCAGGCCGCCGACCCGGTCGCCTCGATCGTCATCGGCCTGATGATCGTGCCCAGGACGCTGAAGCTGCTGCGCGAGACGCTGGACGTGCTGCTGGAGGCGGCCCCGAAGAACGTCGACATGGACGAGGTGCGGGCGCACATCCTGGCGCTGGACGGCGTGGAGGACGTGCACGACCTGCACGCCTGGACGATCACCTCCGGCATGCCCGTGCTGTCGGCGCATGTGGTGGTCGGCTCGGACGCCCTCAGCGCCATCGGACACGAGAAGCTGCTGCACGAGCTGCAGGGCTGCCTCGGTGATCACTTCGACGTGGAGCACTGCACCTTCCAGCTGGAGCCGGGCGGACACGCGGAGCACGAGGCCCGGCTGTGCCACTGACGCCCCGACCAGGTGTTCGGCGCCCCTGGACGATTCCGGGCTCCGCCGGCCGGGCACGATGATCCACCGAGTCCGGCTTCCGGCACCGCGCCGCGCGCGGACATGACGGAAAGTGCCGGGAGTGCCGGATTCGTACGGCAGACTTGGGGTGCGAAGACCGAGGCGAAGGATGGGTATGCCGATCACACCTGCCACCGCGACGCACAGCTCGTCGAATGGCACCGAAGAGGCGATTCTGCTGGAACTGGTCGACGAGAACGGTGTCACGATCGGTACGGCGGAGAAGCTCGCCGCCCATCAGCCGCCCGGACAGCTGCATCGCGCGTTCTCGGTGTTCCTCTTCGACGAACAGGGCCGGTTGCTGCTCCAGCAGCGGGCGCTCGGCAAGTACCACTCCCCCGGTGTGTGGTCCAACACCTGCTGCGGCCACCCCTACCCCGGTGAGTCTCCCTTCGCCGCCGCGGCCCGGCGCACGTTCGAGGAGCTGGGCGTCTCCCCGTCGCTGCTGGCGGAGGCGGGCAGGGTGCGCTACAACCACCCGGACCCGACCTCGGGCCTGGTCGAGCAGGAGTACAACCACCTCTTCGTCGGCCTGGTACAGGCGCCGCTCGCACCGGACCCGGAGGAGGTCGGCGGGACCGCCTTCGTGACGGCGGCCGAACTGACGGAACGGCACGAGCGCGACCCGTTCTCGGCGTGGTTCATGACCGTCCTGGACGCGGCCCGCCCGGCGATCAGGGAACTGACGGGCCCGTCCGCGGGCTGGTGAGCGGCGCTACGACAGCAGACGGAGCCGCGGCGCGAGCGGGCTACGGCGCCAGGACAGCGTCGCCAGGCATCGCGGCGCTACGGCAGCGTCGCCGGGGATTGCGGCGCTACGACAGCACGGGCGGGCTGCGGCTGGGCGACAGCGCCGGGGGCTGCCGTGCTACGGCAGTGTCACCGGCTTGAGCGGCAGGGCGGCCCAGATCACCTTGCCGCCGCCCGCGGTGTGCTCCACATCGACGGTTCCGCCCGCCTCCCGCGCCACCTCGCGGACCAGGAGCAGGCCCCGGCCGCCGGTCTGGCCGTGATCGGCCTCCAGGGCGGTCGGGCGGTAGGGATGGTTGTCCTCCACGGACACCCGCACCCACTCGGCTCCGACGGCGACCTCCACGGCCAGCGTCGGCGACAGCAGCGCCGCGTGCCGGACCGCGTTGGTGACCAGCTCGGAGACGATCAGCAGCAGGCCGTACTCCAGCTCGTCGGAGACCGGCACGCCCTGGCGCAGCAGCAGGTCCCGGACAGCGTGCCGGGCCTGCGGGACCGAGGCGTCCACCGCGGCGGCGGTGAAGCGCCAGACGCCCTCGTACGGCAGTGGATCGGGCGGCCGCTCGGCGCCGCCCACTGGGCGCGGGTCGTCCCCGCGCCCGTGGTTGTCCATCGTCCGGTCGCCACCCTCGCGCTCGATTGTCACCACACGTCGAGTGTTGGTAACGATCCGCGCCGGGCTACGTGCCTGAACACAAGTCAGCGATTATCGGGCGGTTTCTGACCGAGTGCGTATGACACGGTCACGTGTAGGACTGTTCCTGTCGCCGCAACGCCGGTTCGCGAACTAGTCAGGTGGTATGGGCCCGGACGGCCCCTGCTCGGAGACGAGCCCGACGATACGCCGCCCGCCGTAGCCGGTCGCCACGAGACCGAGGCCGTCGAAGAGCAGGGCGAGCGAGAAGAAGGCCCCGATGACGTACTGGCTGCTGCTCGGCCAGTGGCCGAGGACCAGGATCCCCAGCAGCAGGTCGAAGGCGCCGAGCAGCAGCGTCCAGCCGAACTGCGCGCCGCGCACGACCAGGCTGCCGACCAGCCGGAAGAGGCCCGCGGAGAGAAACAGCAGCGCGGCGAACATGGTGAGGGCGGCGGCCGCCGCATGCGGCAGCCGGATGACGACGACGCCGGCCGCGATGTTGAGGGCTGCGACGACGACGCCGAGCCAGAAGAAGCTGGTGCCGCGGGCCTGGATCGCGTGCAGCAGGCCGACGATCCCGCCGATCAGCAGCAGCCAGCCGAACAACAGCATCGAGGTGAGCGTGGCGATCGCGGTGTAGAAGAGTCCGACGAGCCCGGCGAGTACGAGGATCACACCGAGCACGGCGAGCACGCTGAATCCCCGGTGCAGCGCCGACGCCCTGTCCTTGCGCTTGCCGGCCTTGACCATTGCCAGCTCCTTGACCGCGGCGATCAATCCTCTATGAGGATCAATCACTGTTTTTCCCTTCTGCCCCCTTTCCCCTTTGTCCCCGCTGAGCCGGGTTCCGTAACTCGACGGGTGTTCTCGAACCGGGCAGCTCTCCCGGGCCGAGCCGGACCCCCCGGTACGATCCGCGCATGGAGCCCCAGCTGTCGCATCACGTCGAAGGCGCCGTCGCCACCGTCGTCATCCGCCACCCGGCCAAGCGCAACGCCATGACCGCGGCGATGTGGCGTGCGCTGCCCCCGCTGCTGGAGGCGTTCGGGCGCGACCCGGGCGTGCGGGCGCTGGTGCTGACCGGGGAGGGCGGGACCTTCTGCGCGGGCGCCGACATCAGCACGC contains:
- a CDS encoding DUF5941 domain-containing protein; the encoded protein is MSTAIVTGQPVPGSSLENDLRSLGFDVRVAADAAEAERLLAAAPAGDRVALVDARFVGHPHALRLGLTDPRFPLAAVPGAVTAQSAARQELTRAVARETSAGGGTALAVDSLADRIVTALDADGCAVHRPELGSLVAAVPADPQARNEARQAVAAVDDEAVRLKSAVKSRDGFFTTFFISPYSRYLARWCARRGLTPNQVTTASLLTALIAAGCAATGTRAGFIAAGVLLIASFVLDCTDGQLARYALKYSTLGAWLDATFDRAKEYAYYAGLALGAARGGDDVWALALGAMVLQTCRHVVDFSFNEANHDATANTSPTAALSDKLDSVGWTVWVRRMIVLPIGERWALIAVLTAATTPRITFYVLLAGCAFAATYTTAGRVLRSLTRKARRTDRAAQALADLADFGPLTEAVRRVVQRSLPGLAVPAVAFLGGAAVVACCALTDFGSVLPVIGALVYVLTSALAVARPLKGALDWLVPPFFRAAEYGTVLALAGKAGVNGALPAAFGLVAAVAYHHYDTVYRIRGDAGAPPAWLVRVIGGHDGRTLLVAVLAAVLTAAQFTVALTVLAVAVALVVLAESIRFWVSAGAPAVHDEGEPA
- the galE gene encoding UDP-glucose 4-epimerase GalE, which produces MTWLITGGAGYIGAHVARAMAGAGESVVALDDLSAAVPERLPADVPLVPGSTLDGELLARVFKEYGVTGVVHLAARKQVAESVAEPTRYYRENVGGLGTLLDAVAGAGIQRLLFSSSAAVYGNPDVDLITEDTPCAPVNPYGETKLAGEWLVRAAGRAHGISTVCLRYFNVAGAAAPELADTGVFNIVPMVFDRLTRGEAPRIFGADYPTPDGTCVRDYIHVADLAEAHLAAARRLADGDLSGDLTLNIGRGEGVSVRELITLIGEVTGDRQEPVVEGRRPGDAPRAVASAKRAAEQLGWRARRGVREMVESAWQGWQLHHGR
- a CDS encoding cation diffusion facilitator family transporter encodes the protein MGAGHDHGHAHSHAPATGTAAAAYRGRLRIALGITVTIMVVEIVGGLLADSLALIADAAHMATDAVGLGMALLAIHFANRPPSANRTFGYARAEILAALANCLLLLGVGGYVLYEAAQRFVTPADTRGGLMMVFGLIGLVANSVSLTLLMRGQKESLNVRGAFLEVAADALGSGAVLVSGAVVLTTGWQAADPVASIVIGLMIVPRTLKLLRETLDVLLEAAPKNVDMDEVRAHILALDGVEDVHDLHAWTITSGMPVLSAHVVVGSDALSAIGHEKLLHELQGCLGDHFDVEHCTFQLEPGGHAEHEARLCH
- the idi gene encoding isopentenyl-diphosphate Delta-isomerase translates to MPITPATATHSSSNGTEEAILLELVDENGVTIGTAEKLAAHQPPGQLHRAFSVFLFDEQGRLLLQQRALGKYHSPGVWSNTCCGHPYPGESPFAAAARRTFEELGVSPSLLAEAGRVRYNHPDPTSGLVEQEYNHLFVGLVQAPLAPDPEEVGGTAFVTAAELTERHERDPFSAWFMTVLDAARPAIRELTGPSAGW
- a CDS encoding ATP-binding protein, translated to MDNHGRGDDPRPVGGAERPPDPLPYEGVWRFTAAAVDASVPQARHAVRDLLLRQGVPVSDELEYGLLLIVSELVTNAVRHAALLSPTLAVEVAVGAEWVRVSVEDNHPYRPTALEADHGQTGGRGLLLVREVAREAGGTVDVEHTAGGGKVIWAALPLKPVTLP
- a CDS encoding DUF308 domain-containing protein is translated as MVKAGKRKDRASALHRGFSVLAVLGVILVLAGLVGLFYTAIATLTSMLLFGWLLLIGGIVGLLHAIQARGTSFFWLGVVVAALNIAAGVVVIRLPHAAAAALTMFAALLFLSAGLFRLVGSLVVRGAQFGWTLLLGAFDLLLGILVLGHWPSSSQYVIGAFFSLALLFDGLGLVATGYGGRRIVGLVSEQGPSGPIPPD